One window from the genome of Deltaproteobacteria bacterium encodes:
- a CDS encoding protein kinase — protein sequence MPRRPGPRGCTMDDALPFPIGTLLDGRYRLNAVLGQGGMGAVYRAEQVSLQREVALKVLRADLAGQEAAARFAREALALSKLDHPNIVRVIDSGQAEGRPYLVMELVSGRDLLQELFRGPMAPDRAVPILAQLCDALAAAHAQGIIHRDLKPENVIITEAGVPKILDFGIAVADGGSRVTAAGFVLGTPEYLAPEQALGQALTARSDLYTLGVVAYRMLSGVLPFTATEPREYLLLHAGTQCPDLREKWAEGKEWPELCDAVMKALNKDPWLRYPDALAMKKALEDALQHKVQAPGTATKVVAAIEAPRTATSALAVKTQNVAVLFAGISGWSERSAQLPPHAASLLQSKFEALLNPIAKRAGGRKVKTVGGTIIYAVPGPTAAVQAGMAMQDRLWADDRRLWAMDVGGTHDRLGARISISLGEVTVQEGDLFGEPVNIAARVMEHAAPDEVAFTDAVYLSMNRSDLIADELGPQQLKGIPHAVRIYKVRRASVPDLPPYGTRAAGPSDVVLKLLGALEKRVGGSRNLAIAAAGLGALVVLGLVLALRHPAPAPVAQPEPTIEAVEQAEKALARNKPKEAQVLLAPLLEKQPVPSKALAVSGRANIALGEWLAGLDQLHEAADADPGLRGELVNACVQGLGQTSKKKGCPVREKAILLLTAAKATEARTELGRIATSSECAHTLAEQALSAIGTSN from the coding sequence ATGCCGCGCAGGCCTGGCCCGCGCGGCTGCACCATGGACGACGCCCTCCCCTTTCCCATCGGCACGCTCCTCGACGGCCGCTACCGCCTGAACGCGGTGCTCGGCCAGGGCGGCATGGGCGCGGTGTACCGCGCGGAGCAGGTGTCGCTGCAGCGCGAGGTGGCGCTCAAGGTGCTGCGCGCGGATCTGGCGGGCCAGGAGGCGGCCGCTCGCTTCGCCCGCGAGGCGCTGGCGCTCTCGAAGCTCGACCACCCGAACATCGTCCGCGTCATCGACTCGGGACAGGCCGAGGGCCGGCCGTACCTGGTGATGGAGCTGGTGAGCGGCCGCGACCTGCTCCAGGAGCTCTTTCGCGGCCCCATGGCGCCGGATCGCGCGGTCCCCATCCTGGCGCAGCTCTGCGACGCGCTCGCCGCCGCGCACGCGCAGGGCATCATCCACCGCGACCTGAAGCCGGAGAACGTGATCATCACCGAGGCCGGCGTGCCGAAGATCCTCGACTTCGGCATCGCGGTGGCCGACGGCGGCTCGCGCGTCACGGCCGCGGGCTTCGTGCTCGGCACGCCCGAGTACCTGGCGCCCGAGCAGGCGCTCGGCCAGGCGCTCACCGCGCGCAGCGACCTGTACACGCTGGGGGTGGTCGCCTACCGCATGCTCTCCGGCGTGCTGCCGTTCACGGCGACGGAGCCGCGCGAATATCTCTTGTTGCACGCCGGCACCCAGTGCCCCGACCTGCGCGAGAAGTGGGCCGAGGGCAAGGAGTGGCCCGAGCTCTGCGACGCGGTGATGAAGGCCCTCAACAAGGACCCGTGGCTGCGCTACCCGGACGCGCTGGCCATGAAGAAGGCCCTCGAGGACGCGCTCCAGCACAAGGTCCAGGCGCCCGGGACGGCGACGAAGGTGGTGGCGGCCATCGAAGCCCCGCGCACGGCGACGAGCGCGCTCGCGGTGAAGACGCAGAACGTGGCCGTGCTCTTCGCGGGGATCTCCGGCTGGTCGGAGCGCAGCGCGCAGCTTCCGCCACACGCCGCCAGCCTCTTGCAGAGCAAGTTCGAGGCGCTGCTCAACCCCATCGCCAAGCGCGCCGGCGGCCGCAAGGTGAAGACCGTGGGCGGCACCATCATCTACGCCGTCCCCGGACCGACGGCTGCGGTGCAGGCCGGCATGGCCATGCAGGACCGCCTCTGGGCCGACGACCGCCGCCTCTGGGCCATGGACGTCGGCGGGACCCACGACCGGCTCGGCGCGCGCATCTCGATTTCGCTCGGCGAGGTCACGGTGCAGGAGGGCGATCTCTTCGGCGAGCCGGTGAACATCGCCGCGCGCGTGATGGAGCACGCGGCGCCCGACGAGGTGGCGTTCACCGACGCGGTGTACCTGTCGATGAATCGAAGCGACCTCATCGCCGACGAGCTCGGGCCGCAGCAGCTCAAGGGCATCCCGCACGCGGTGCGGATCTACAAGGTGCGCCGCGCAAGCGTGCCCGACCTGCCGCCCTACGGCACGCGCGCGGCAGGTCCCTCCGACGTGGTGCTCAAGCTCCTCGGCGCGCTGGAGAAGCGCGTGGGCGGCTCGCGGAACCTGGCCATCGCTGCGGCGGGGCTCGGCGCCCTGGTGGTGCTGGGGCTCGTCTTGGCCCTGCGCCACCCCGCGCCTGCGCCGGTCGCTCAGCCGGAGCCGACCATCGAGGCGGTGGAGCAGGCGGAGAAGGCGCTGGCGCGCAACAAGCCGAAGGAAGCGCAGGTGCTGCTCGCGCCGCTCCTGGAGAAGCAGCCGGTGCCGTCGAAGGCGCTGGCGGTGTCGGGGCGCGCCAACATCGCGCTGGGGGAGTGGCTGGCCGGCCTCGACCAGCTCCACGAGGCCGCCGACGCCGATCCGGGCCTGCGCGGCGAGCTGGTGAACGCGTGCGTCCAGGGGCTGGGCCAGACCAGCAAGAAGAAAGGCTGCCCGGTGCGCGAGAAGGCCATCCTGCTGCTCACCGCGGCCAAGGCCACCGAAGCTCGGACCGAGCTCGGCCGCATCGCCACGTCCTCCGAGTGCGCGCACACCCTCGCCGAACAGGCGCTCTCGGCGATCGGGACGTCGAATTAG